TGTCAATGGATCCACTAAATTTCCAATTGACTTAACATAGGTAACAATTATCACACCGTCCCTAATCAATTGTCTCACATACTCATGTCTCAAACTTATctgtctagactttccattgTACACCTTCTTCTATGCTCGAGACATGGTGGATtcactatcacaatatataGAAATGGCGAACCTATGTTTTGGTCATAACTTTATATTTAACAAGAGATCTCTTAGCCATTCCGCTTCCTTGCCAGTACCCACCAAGGCTATAAATTCAGTCTCCATAGTTACACTGTACATACCAAGGCTATAAAATCAACAAATCGTCTACATAGAGACAAATAATTACACTGTACCTATAAGTGAATTTAGTGTAAATACATTTATCCGCACCATTATGTAAAAAACCATATGACAAGATAATCAAGTTAAATTTCTCATGCCACAGTTTAGGCGCTTGTTTTAGACCATATAATGACTTGATCAACTTACACACTTTATGTTCATTCCCAGGGAGCACAAAACCTTCTGGTTGCTCCATGTAGACTTCCTTTTCGAGATCACCATTCAAAAAAGTTgtcttaacatccatttgatgtACATGTAACTTATGGATAGATGCAAGTGCTATAAGAATTAGAATGGAGGTCATCTTAGCCACTGGTGCATAGGTGTCAAAATAATCTAGGCCTTCCTCTTGCCTAAATCCTTTAGCCACCAACCTAGCCTTAAAGGTTGGAGAACCCCCTGTTGGagtatttttccttttaaacacccatttgcaTTCGATAGGCTTCGATCCTTAAAAAAGATCAACTAGAATCCAAGTATTGTTAGACAATATTGAATCCATTTCATTATTGACCGCCTCTTTCCAAAATGCTACATCCATAAAAGTCATGGCTTCACTATAGGATTGTGGATCACCATCCACATTAAACACTATGGGGATCTTCCTAATTACGGATTCTCTATTTCCCTCAATAAATAATGCTAGAGATTGCAAGGAAATGAAATTGGGACTAAAGTCCTTTACTTTTCTCACTCTTTGACTTTTCCCCGTCTCCGTATCCTTATTGTCACAAAGGCTTCTTTTGGTTTGATCACTTGAGATCATTGGTCGATATTCTTTTTCCAAATCCATTGAATAATTGATAACCTTATTTTCAATGAATACAACAtctcttgtttcaattatcattttaacactATGTCAAGAACATGATAAGCCTTAGAGTGTTGGACATATCCAACAAATGCAGCTTTGATGTCTCTTGTTCCTAACTTTATTCTTCGTTGGTTGGGAATTCTATAGTAAGCCAAACACCCCTACACTTTGAAATAATCTAAGTTTTGTGTCTGACCCTTCCATAACTGATATGGAGATACTCTAAATTCTTTTGATGGTATTTTGTTAAGGATATAACACATGGTCAATAATGTTTCACCCCATAGATTATATGGAAGTTTAGCATTTAACAACATCGAGTTAACCATATCCACTAAAGTACGGTTCTTTCTTTTTGCCAAACCATTTTGTTGCTAAGTATAAGGCAGGAAACACTCATGTACGACACCTTGTTCCTcacaaaatacattaaattcatttgaaaaatattcaccACCTCAATCACTACGaagcactttgatttttttactaaacaaattctcaatctcatttttaaaatgtttaaacatatcaaaagccTCTCCTTTACTTTTTATGACATACACATAAGTAAATCTAGAGAAGTCGTctataaaagtgataaaatatcattttccacCTCTTATTAGAGTTCTATTTAATTCACAAACATCTGAATGGATTAAATCTAACATTTGCGAATTCCTTTCACACTTATTAGGAAATGGCTTCTTGGTAATTTTTGATTGAatacaaatttcacatttatccACAAACTCATCATTACTTAGATTGATATAACCATTCTTGTGCATatattgtaaagttttaaaattaaaatgtgctAAACATACACGCCACACAATATAAGACTCAACAATATAAGCAGAAGAATTAATTGTATTCATATCAATGCTCAACTTAAACATACCCTTATTACAATATCCTTTTCCCACATATATATCACCTTAAGCAAGACAAACTTATCGGATTCCAAGATAATCTTGAACCCCTTGTTACACAGAGTACTAGTGGACACTAAATTCTTCCTCACATCGGGAACATGCAACACATTGGTCAAAGTAAATTTCTTTACAGATGTGAAGTTGAGTTCCATCGTTCCTTGACCAAGCACTTTAATCGATTAATAGTTGCTCATAAGCACTTCACAATTTGCTACTAATTCATAACTCTTGAATTATTGTCGGTCATTACTgcaaactcaaaattatatagggtttttctatacatttttaccacctttttacttaaaaaatatgttaatattaggtaattgttattaaaataagtgaattttatttaattagtaatattgggcatgaatttataaagtatgtgaaattgtgtttaattacataatttttgtacatattttatattatttcatgttaatttattgaTATGTGATTTTTCACTATGTAGGAGGACCATTGAAGATGTGATTAATATGAATGAAACATGGACATGCACAAATAAATTCATGTGGACGACAAAACCATGCAAATTAGGACGTGAGGTTGATAACTTGACCCAGTAAAAGATGTGctaaaagatggacatgtttgcTCAATTATTGGATTGAGAAACCGTCCAACAAGGGGGAATTAAAGCCCAGTTTTGGCATAAGTAGATGGCTGCCCAAAAGCAAGCTTTGGGTATTTAATTGAAGGTCTTTGCAGTTGGAAAGTAATTAGAAATTAGCCCAACAACTTTGCTGTTGAAATCGTCCACCCTATGGCTATTAATAACCTTtgtttgaattcaaaatgagGAGAATAAGTCATCCCATTTTCCATGAATCGTGCTCAGCCATATGTGAGAGAAAAGGAAGGAacttaaattctatttttatcaaGCTCTACcccttaccttcacctataaataccatgcaTCCCTCATCATTTCATTCATCCCTTCACTCATAACACatctctcattctctcttcatTCCACTCTCTCATTTCCCTTTTGTTTTACCTTGCATAGCCGTCCATCACCCTTGCATCCTTTAGCCACAAAAACTTTGTCAAAAGCATTCCTTGGCTGACCACCTTGAAACCCTTAGCAAAGAAGCACCGATTAGAATAGAGGAGCACATCAGTCAGAATAGATCCAAAAGGCTGCTAAACTGAATAAagtttactctttcctcttgttatttattttaattatgtttgctttgagtttattgtttttgacatcaactatggtattttaaatcctattttctacgatgattatgttaattcaataagatttattttattcatgtttaatatgtttgggcctcagtcgatcatgttttcaattaatatcatgataCATTTCATTCATAAGTGATTGAGTGCACTCAGATTAGCTGAGGGATCCTAACTAAATGATGACTAGTAGACATATAATTGAGAAGTGCAaagctcaatttagatccttaaACCCAACTAAGTTtaggttcataatatcttttGTTTGCTCTATTATCTTgtatagtttttaggtttatgtaattaaacaGTTGCGAATGTAAATGTCCCTGTAACCTCACATAaattctaagaaacccttagtctaatatgatcagtaaaatgcatactTCATTAAGTAAAAGATCTgagaggacttaatttggtttcctaactcatgaaagatcgagttgccatggaaatATTTCTGAACATTGTTAAGTATGATAAAacatattgaattgattaatataattttcctagcccatttaatgttaatttttttttgctaaagccattcattcatacatttaggtaatttgcatttatattaaaattgcattagggatctCTTTGCAACTAGTTAATTTAATCATCACAATTCAGAATTATTGAGTTATTATATCAAATtgtgatttataattttacaaataatcaaTTAACATACATAGTCCttatggagacgataactcattttacttacttattacttgaaagactgtgtacacttgcacaaatcgcgttacaagtttttggcgctgtTGCGGGGAATGTTACTTTAATAAttctttgtgaaattatttttatagtttggtttttattttttaacattactaatttattctttattctttatttgtgatttatttatcaggtgtttatgagcatataTTAAATCATTGATCTATTACTTGTGGACCCTGAAATTAAACGAGCATTTAGACAGAAAAGACGCGAGAGATTTGCTCAAAGACAAGtgagatggaccttggaaatcaaaatgatgGATAAGGTAAATGAGTCAATAATGTGCAGAATCCAATCCTTATTGCGGATGATAAGGATCTTGCCATAAGACAATACACTGTACCACTCTTTAATAAGATAAATCTGAGAATCAAGAGGCTGGATATCGTGGAACCCCAATTCaaattgaaaccagtgatgtttcaaatgctccAAATAGTGGGCCagtttagtggtatgcccacggaagatccacatcttCACCTTCAATTAttcatggaggtgagtgatttgTTTAAGTTAGCTAGTGTGACTGAAGATATAttaaggttgaagttgtttccataCTCATTGCGAGATCGAGCATAAGCATGGCTGAATTCATTACCAACAAGTTCAATATCTACTTGGCAAGAATTAGCAAAAAAGGTTTTTGGTAAAGTATTTTCCATTGAGCAAAAATGCAAAGATGCGAAATGAGATAACTACTTTTTAACAATTGGATGATTAGTCCTTATACAGGGCATGGGAAAGATTCAAGGAATTgcttcgtaagtgtcctcatcatggtaTTTCCCATTGTATCCAAttggagacattttataatgatctcaatgcacatacaagaatAATGCTGAATTATTCTGAGAAGAGTGcgattttgtctaagtcttataacgaggcttatgagatcatcgaaAGGATCGCTAGCAACAATTACCAATACCCAAAAAATCGAGCAGTTTCTAGAAGACGAGTAGCCAAAGTGCATAAAGTAGATGCCCTAACTTTAATCTCTACTCAGGTATCTTCTATTTCCTCATTGTTGAAATAGTTTATCACTAATGGTTTGGATAATTTTTCAGCTCAATCACCAAGTCAGTATGATGTTGTTTCCTATGTGTATTGTAGGGATGGTTATTATTTTGAGAATTACCCTTCAAACCCCAAGTCTATTTGTTATGTAAGGAATCAGTATCAAAATAGAAGTGGACAAGGACCaagtccaacttctacaatccatCATGGCGGAATCATCCAAACTTTTCCTAAagtaaccaaggaaatggaccgaACAACCATATACAACGTAAACCCAATCAATCCTAAGGGTTTAATCAACAAGCTCTAAAACTACCTCAAGCTGAGTCATCAAATAGTTTGAAGGACTTGTTGAAGTCGTATATGGCAAAAATGACGCTTTGATCCAAAGTCAAGCAACAACACTGAAAAATCTGGAAAATCAAATGGGTTAGTTAGTTACTGAGCTTCGTAGTAGACCGCAAGGAGCCTTGTCGAGTGATACAGAAAGTCCAAGGAGTTTGGGTAAGGAACATTACAAGGTATTTGCATTACGAAGTGGCAAGATTTTGGAACCTAAGGAGGTTGTGATTGAAGATGATGAGCCTACTGAGAAGAAGGAAACTCAACCAAcagttgaagttcctacaccagAAAAATCAGATGCTGAAAAATCTGATGAGGTAAACCTTAAACTAGTAAATTTTGAGAAGCTAACACCTTTTGTAGATTTGCCTCTTCAGAAAAGTTGTCTGTATCAACCCAGAGTTCTATATCCTCAAAGACTCCAGTAGAATAGGTAGAAACAAGAGGTGCACTTCAAAAAGCTCTTGGGTGTTTTAAAACAAATACACATCAAAGTTTTGTTGGtagaggctttagaacaaatgcccAATTacgtgaagtttatgaaggatattttgtccaagaagaaaaggCTTAGTGAGAATAAGACTGTTGCTTTGATGAAGGAGTGCAATGCGTTCTTACAAAATAAGCTACCTCCTAAAATGAAAGACCCTAAAAGCTTTACAATACCTTGTAACATCAGAGAATCTTACCACGATAAAGCTTTGTTCGACCTTGGAGTaagcatcaacttgatgcccaaatctattttcaaactgTTAGGAATAGGTGAAGTAAAATCCACTACTGTGAAACTTCAACTTATGAATTCTTCATTAGCATATCTCGAgggaaagatcgaggatgttttcGTAAAAGTTGATAACTTTATTTTTCCTGATGACTTTATTATGTTAGACTTTGAAGCAGGTAGGGAAGTTCTGATCATCAttgggagacctttcctagccatGGGAAGAATGTTGGTAGATGTGCAAAAAGgtgaactcaccatgcgagttgAAGATGATAAGGTAACATTAACATTCTGAAGGCCATGAAATTTCTTGATCCTTCAAAAGAGTGTTCAGTAATAGAGGAATTAGAAACTTTAGTTTTTCTGGAAAGTAATTCTGAAGAAGACCCATTGGAGAACACTTTAGGGTCTAAaccatttgaaaatgaaaaaaggtaATAAAGATTTGGGTTTGATGGAAGTCAATCCAAGAAGTTATGATCAACCACTACAGTTCGAACCGCTAGAGTTGAAAGTTTAGGAATTTACACAACCCAAGTTGTTAATTGAGGAACCACCTAACCTTGAACCAAAGGTACTTCCATCCCACCTAGAATACGTTTATCTTGATAATAGTTCTAATTTTCCTATGATTGTTTTAGAAGACTTGACAAAACATTAAGATGAGCAGTTGATTgatgttttaaagaaatttaaaaaggcaattggttggaccatagttGACATacgaggtataagcccttccTTCTGTATGCATAAGATTATTTTGGAGGAAGGTGAGCAAGGCCGAATCGATGGAGAAATAAGACTTAACCCTATAATGAAAGAGGTAGTATAGAAGAAGGTAATCAAATAGTTAGACGCGGGAATTAGCTACTTCATCTTAGATTGTTCTTGGGTAAGTCTGGTACAATGTGTAccaaagaaaggtggaatcacgattgttgaGAATAAATGTAATGAGTTAATCCAGATGAGAACTATCATGGGTTGGAGAATCTGTTTTGACtatagaaaattgaacaaagccactcgtAAGGATCATTTTTCATTGCCTTTTATGGATTAGATGTTAGATCGACTAGCAGGTAACGAATTTTACTGCTTTTTAGATGGATATTCGGGAtacaaccaaatagttgtagccccaGAAGACCAACATAAAACTACTTTTACTTGCCCATACGATACAtttgcttttaggcgaatgAATTTTGGCTTATGTAATGCACTTACCACATTTCAACGATGTATGATGGCAATTTTCactgatatggttgaaatttataccgtttttggtaacacttatgatatttGTTTGCGTAATTTGACTAAGGTATTAAAAAGATGCGAGGAGACGAATCTTGTCATCAACTGggagaaatgtcattttatggttaaCGAGGGAATTGTCTTAGGACATAAATTTCCAAGAATGGGATTGAAGtggataaagcaaaggtagatgtaATTGAAATATTACCACCTCCAGTTAGTGTGAAAagagttagaagtttcttaggtCATGCTAGTTTTTATCGTATATTTATTatggatttttcaaaaatttctaaacctttATGTATGTTTTTAGaaaaagatattatttttttattttaacaaagcatgtttagaagcttttgagaaattgaaaaatcGGTTAATTTCAGGCCCAATAATtgttacacctgattggaatTCACATTTTGAGTTGATGTTTGATACAAGGGATTTTGCTGTTGGAGTTAcgatgggtcaaagaagaaacaaaCTGTTTCATCCTATCTACTATGTAGGCATAACTTTGATAGGAGCCCAACTCAATTATAAGGTAACCGAAAAAGAACTTTTGCTATAGCTTTTGCTCTGACAAGTTTCGCTCATATCTCATAGGTGCCAAAGTTACAGTGTTTACCGATCATGCGACTATTAAGTATTTAGTTACGAAGAAAGATGCTAAACTGAGGCTAATTcattggatacttttactccaagaatttgacattgagatccaagacagaaaaggtgttgaaaatcaagtagctgatcatctgtCGATGGTGGAACAAAATGAGGTAACTTCTTCACTTATTCCAATTAATGAGAATTTCCCTAATGAGCATATATTTGATGTAAGTTGAATCTATGAAACACCttggtttgctaatttttccaattatttatcatgtgaaataattcctcgagaaatgacataccaacaaaggaagaaattccttcatgatagtcgatATGATTTTTGGGAggatccatttttgtttaaagaaTATACAGATAACATAATCAGAAAGTGCATAGTTGGAAGTGAGATTGAC
This genomic stretch from Gossypium raimondii isolate GPD5lz chromosome 6, ASM2569854v1, whole genome shotgun sequence harbors:
- the LOC105771772 gene encoding uncharacterized protein LOC105771772, coding for MPNYVKFMKDILSKKKRLSENKTVALMKECNAFLQNKLPPKMKDPKSFTIPCNIRESYHDKALFDLGVSINLMPKSIFKLLGIGEVKSTTVKLQLMNSSLAYLEGKIEDVFVKVDNFIFPDDFIMLDFEAGREVLIIIGRPFLAMGRMLVDVQKGELTMRVEDDKVTLTF